The following proteins are co-located in the Xyrauchen texanus isolate HMW12.3.18 chromosome 41, RBS_HiC_50CHRs, whole genome shotgun sequence genome:
- the LOC127634302 gene encoding guanine nucleotide-binding protein G(olf) subunit alpha isoform X2 produces the protein MGCLGSGKTEDQRIDEKAQREANKKIEKQLQKERQAFKATHRLLLLGAGESGKSTIVKQMKILHVNGFNAEEKKQKILDIRKNVKDAIVTIVSAMSTLIPPVPLANSEDQFRIDYIKSIAPLSDFDYTQEFFDHAKKLWDDEGVKACYERSNEYQLIDCAHYFLDRIDAVRQSDYTPTDQDLLRCRVLTSGIFETRFQVDKVNFHMFDVGGQRDERRKWIQCFNDVTAIIFVVASSSYNMVIREDNNTNRLREALDLFRSIWNNRWLRTISVILFLNKQDMLAEKVLAGKSKIEDYFPEYTRYTIPDKVTPEPGEDPKVTRAKFFIRDEFLRISTENGDGRHYCYPHFTCAVDTENIRRVFNDCRDIIQRMHLRQYELL, from the exons ATGGGGTGTTTGGGCAGCGGTAAAACCGAAGACCAGCGCATCGACGAGAAAGCACAGCGCGAGGCCAACAAGAAAATAGAGAAACAGTTACAAAAGGAGCGACAGGCTTTTAAAGCCACGCACCGACTTTTGTTATTGG GGGCTGGTGAGTCGGGGAAGAGCACTATCGTTAAGCAGATGAAAATACTTCATGTCAACGGGTTTAATGCAGA AGAGAAGAAACAGAAAATTCTAGATATTCGTAAAAATGTGAAGGACGCCATCGTG ACCATAGTGTCGGCAATGAGCACTTTAATACCACCCGTCCCACTCGCTAATTCAGAAGACCAGTTTAGGATCGACTACATCAAAAGTATAGCTCCACTCTCTGATTTTGATTACACACAG GAGTTTTTCGACCATGCGAAGAAGCTTTGGGACGATGAAGGCGTTAAGGCGTGTTACGAGCGGTCCAATGAGTATCAACTAATCGACTGTGCGCATTA TTTTCTTGACCGGATCGATGCCGTAAGACAAAGTGACTATACTCCAACAGATCAG GATTTGCTTCGCTGCAGAGTGTTAACATCAGGGATTTTTGAAACACGATTTCAAGTAGACAAAGTCAACTTTCA TATGTTTGATGTTGGAGGTCAGAGAGATGAAAGGAGAAAATGGATTCAGTGTTTTAATG ACGTCACAGCGATCATCTTTGTGGTAGCGAGCAGCAGCTACAACATGGTCATAAGGGAAGACAACAACACAAACAGACTACGGGAAGCACTTGATCTTTTTCGCAGTATCTGGAACAACAG ATGGTTACGGACGATTTCTGTCATATTGTTCCTCAACAAACAGGACATGCTGGCAGAGAAAGTTTTAGCTGGGAAATCCAAAATCGAAGATTATTTCCCTGAATATACTCGCTACACCATACCAGACAAAG TAACTCCAGAACCTGGAGAAGACCCCAAAGTGACAAGAGCCAAGTTTTTCATTCGTGACGAGTTTCTG AGGATCAGTACAGAAAATGGAGATGGCCGTCACTACTGTTACCCCCATTTTACATGTGCAGTGGACACAGAAAACATCCGGCGGGTCTTCAACGACTGTCGAGACATCATCCAGAGAATGCACCTGCGGCAGTATGAACTCTTGTGA